Proteins from a single region of Caloramator sp. E03:
- a CDS encoding B12-binding domain-containing radical SAM protein has product MNIVLAALNSKYIHSNLAIRYIKSYCKEYNIKLFEATINENLLDISMNILKMEPDVIGFSCYIWNIEETLKVCSIIKSVRKNIKIILGGPEVSYNGEEFLKRNNFIDFLIEGEGEVTFKELLNALYNNQSFYHVDGIVFKYEDKIIRNKSRELIKDLNILPFPYEDEIPDKIVYYEASRGCPFNCSYCLSSTIKGVRFFDINRVKNELKYFIDNKVKLVKFVDRTFNANKYYAKEIWNFLIENANTTTFHFEISADLLDDECFEILKMAPQKLFQFEIGVQTTNPDILKNINRIMDFEAVKANVKRIKEHNNIHCHLDLIAGLPGEDIHSLKKSFDMCMKIRPDVLQLGFLKILKGSPIEKEVEKYDIRYLSFPPYQVLSTKDMSFIDMERLNKIEKVFEIYYNSGNFKLTMGYVLDTIKSEFDFFYELSCELERRDFFSKNFNLKDKFSFMYEFLLKKIDKDLIKNLLLHDYVITSKKPYIPEFLVVRDIENKKEIIIQNSEIIYMNFGLNDFRKILCLPVSYKIIQKNGGITLEKQDTYVIFNIEKGEYFYI; this is encoded by the coding sequence ATGAATATAGTATTAGCAGCTCTTAATTCAAAATACATACATTCAAACCTTGCAATAAGATATATAAAAAGCTATTGCAAAGAATATAATATTAAGCTTTTTGAAGCTACAATAAACGAAAATCTTTTAGATATATCTATGAATATTTTAAAAATGGAACCTGATGTTATAGGATTCTCTTGCTATATATGGAATATTGAAGAGACACTAAAAGTATGTAGCATAATAAAAAGTGTAAGAAAAAATATAAAAATAATTTTAGGGGGACCAGAGGTATCTTATAATGGTGAAGAATTTTTAAAAAGAAATAATTTTATAGATTTTTTAATTGAAGGAGAGGGCGAGGTAACATTTAAAGAGCTTTTAAATGCATTATATAATAATCAAAGTTTTTATCATGTAGATGGAATTGTATTTAAATATGAGGATAAAATAATAAGGAATAAATCAAGAGAGCTAATAAAAGATTTGAATATATTACCCTTTCCTTATGAAGATGAGATACCAGATAAAATAGTTTATTATGAAGCATCCCGTGGTTGTCCTTTTAACTGTAGTTATTGTCTTTCATCAACAATAAAAGGTGTCAGATTTTTTGATATAAATAGGGTCAAAAATGAGCTTAAGTATTTTATAGATAATAAAGTAAAGCTTGTTAAGTTTGTTGATAGAACTTTTAATGCAAATAAGTATTATGCAAAAGAGATATGGAATTTTTTAATTGAAAATGCTAATACAACGACTTTCCATTTTGAAATATCAGCAGACCTTTTAGATGATGAGTGCTTTGAAATATTAAAGATGGCTCCACAAAAACTTTTTCAGTTTGAGATTGGAGTACAAACTACGAACCCTGATATATTAAAAAATATAAATAGAATTATGGATTTTGAAGCTGTAAAAGCAAACGTTAAAAGGATTAAAGAACATAATAATATTCATTGTCATCTTGATTTAATTGCGGGACTTCCTGGAGAGGATATTCACTCTTTAAAAAAATCCTTTGATATGTGTATGAAAATACGGCCAGATGTGCTTCAGCTTGGATTTTTAAAAATTTTAAAAGGTTCACCAATAGAAAAGGAAGTTGAAAAATATGATATAAGGTATTTAAGTTTTCCTCCCTATCAAGTTCTATCAACTAAAGATATGAGCTTTATAGATATGGAAAGACTAAATAAAATAGAAAAAGTATTCGAAATATATTATAATAGTGGTAATTTTAAGCTAACTATGGGATATGTATTAGATACAATAAAATCAGAATTTGATTTTTTCTATGAGTTAAGTTGTGAATTAGAAAGGAGAGATTTTTTTTCTAAAAATTTCAATTTAAAGGATAAATTCTCCTTTATGTATGAGTTTTTATTAAAAAAGATTGATAAAGATTTGATAAAAAATTTACTACTGCATGATTATGTTATAACTTCTAAAAAGCCCTATATACCTGAGTTTTTAGTAGTTAGAGATATTGAAAATAAGAAAGAAATAATTATACAAAATAGTGAAATAATATACATGAATTTTGGATTAAATGATTTTAGAAAAATTTTATGTTTGCCAGTAAGTTATAAAATTATTCAGAAAAATGGAGGTATAACATTAGAAAAGCAAGATACCTATGTAATCTTTAACATTGAAAAAGGAGAATATTTTTATATATAA
- a CDS encoding zinc dependent phospholipase C family protein, protein MGVVENTYSFIFKNVLKAVNPIKKKIIKTECKVHKFINNQAVEILKNDKHKKAYNLVNKYINDINAGVVWADQDFKSSNHFYNPEINKGMYGCSNALLECRRYYSHAINMYKKGDIKKAMFYLGASCHLIQDLTVPQHVNINLLNEHRQYEQWVVRTYNEHENFKISNGGIYFNTIGEYVKLNVKTATDTYKRYHSIKDRNQRYYKITSIILTMAQKTTAGLFMKFYRDIKKIAPIKNNKKHRKYSLKIL, encoded by the coding sequence ATGGGAGTTGTAGAAAATACTTATTCATTTATATTTAAAAACGTTTTAAAAGCAGTTAATCCAATAAAAAAGAAGATAATAAAAACTGAATGTAAAGTACACAAATTTATTAATAATCAGGCTGTTGAAATATTAAAAAATGATAAACATAAAAAAGCTTATAATCTTGTTAATAAATATATTAATGATATCAATGCAGGAGTTGTATGGGCAGATCAGGATTTTAAAAGCAGTAATCATTTTTATAATCCTGAAATAAATAAAGGAATGTATGGCTGCAGCAATGCGCTTTTAGAGTGTAGACGATATTATTCTCATGCTATAAATATGTATAAAAAAGGAGATATTAAAAAGGCTATGTTTTACCTTGGTGCATCATGTCATCTCATACAGGATTTAACTGTACCACAACATGTAAACATAAATCTTTTAAATGAGCATAGACAGTATGAGCAATGGGTTGTTAGAACTTATAATGAACATGAAAATTTTAAAATTAGCAATGGAGGTATATATTTTAATACAATAGGAGAATATGTAAAGCTAAATGTAAAAACAGCAACGGATACTTATAAAAGGTATCATAGTATTAAAGATAGAAATCAAAGATATTATAAAATAACTTCTATAATTCTTACTATGGCACAAAAAACAACAGCAGGTCTTTTTATGAAATTTTATAGGGATATTAAAAAAATAGCACCAATTAAAAATAATAAAAAGCATAGAAAGTATAGCTTAAAGATATTATAA
- a CDS encoding aminopeptidase: MVDPRIKVLAKNLINYSCELKKGEKVLIESIGLETPLVNELIKEAYNVGALPFVTIKDKSVDRALLMNITEDHAKQIAKYEALRMNEMDAYIGIRSGSNTSELSDVPGDKMEIYFKYIWNEVHSKIRVPKTKWVVLRYPSPSMAQMANLSTEAFEDFYFNVCNLDYSKMSKAMDSLVNLMEKTDKVRITGPNTDLTFSIKGLPAIKCDGKLNIPDGEVYSAPVKNSVNGYITYNTPAEYQGFTFENIRLEFKDGKIIKATANDTERINKIFDTDEGARYVGEFAIGVNPYILKPMKDTLFDEKISGSIHFTPGSSYDDCFNGNKSAIHWDLVYIQTPEYGGGEIYFDDVLIRKDGRFVIPELECLNPENLK, from the coding sequence ATGGTAGATCCAAGAATAAAAGTGCTTGCAAAAAACCTTATCAATTATTCCTGCGAGCTAAAAAAAGGTGAAAAAGTTCTAATTGAGTCAATTGGTCTTGAAACTCCACTTGTAAATGAACTTATTAAAGAAGCATATAACGTTGGTGCATTACCTTTTGTTACAATTAAAGATAAATCCGTAGATAGAGCTTTATTAATGAATATTACAGAAGATCATGCTAAGCAAATTGCAAAATACGAAGCTTTAAGAATGAATGAAATGGATGCTTATATAGGAATACGTTCTGGCAGTAATACCTCTGAGCTATCAGACGTCCCCGGAGATAAAATGGAAATATATTTCAAATATATTTGGAATGAAGTACATAGCAAAATAAGAGTTCCTAAAACTAAATGGGTTGTTTTAAGATATCCATCTCCTTCAATGGCTCAAATGGCAAACTTAAGCACAGAAGCATTTGAAGACTTTTATTTCAATGTATGTAATCTTGATTACTCAAAGATGTCAAAGGCAATGGATTCACTTGTTAATTTAATGGAAAAAACAGACAAAGTAAGAATTACAGGTCCTAATACTGACCTTACATTTTCAATTAAGGGTCTTCCAGCTATTAAATGCGATGGAAAGCTTAATATACCAGATGGAGAAGTCTATTCTGCACCTGTTAAAAATTCTGTGAATGGCTATATTACATATAATACACCTGCTGAATATCAAGGCTTTACCTTTGAAAACATAAGGCTTGAATTTAAGGATGGCAAAATTATAAAGGCAACTGCTAATGATACTGAAAGGATAAATAAAATATTCGATACTGATGAAGGAGCAAGATACGTTGGAGAATTTGCAATAGGTGTTAATCCATATATATTAAAGCCCATGAAGGATACTTTGTTTGATGAGAAAATTTCTGGCTCAATTCACTTTACACCAGGTTCATCCTACGATGACTGTTTTAACGGAAACAAATCTGCAATACATTGGGATCTTGTTTATATACAAACCCCTGAATATGGCGGAGGAGAAATTTATTTCGACGATGTTCTTATAAGAAAAGACGGAAGGTTTGTAATTCCGGAACTTGAATGTTTAAATCCTGAAAACTTAAAATAA
- a CDS encoding IS1182 family transposase gives MLTKEKNEKRTQIEICSIDQLVPENHLVRKLEAAINFDFIYDLVSDKYSKDIGRPSIDPVVLFKIVFIQYVFGIKSMRQTISEIQTNIAYRWFIGYGLYDPIPHFTTFGKNYVRRFKNTDIFEKIFVRILEEAVNAGLIKSDAVFIDATHVKANANKKKYDKVKLEKEARVYQELLDKEINEDRELHGKKPLDMSKKKLEVKETKISKTDPDSGVLRKNEKEKCFAYSFHAACDRNGFILGITATAANVHDNTMFDTILEQVKKNVGKPEYIVVDAGYKTPYICKTIIDQGIRPVMPYTRPMTKEGFFKKYEYVYDEYYDCYICPNNQILNYRTTNREGYREYASDSKTCKDCPYRNKCTNSKDYTKVINRHIWADYVEEAEHLRYTTLNKEIYEKRKETIERVFADMKEKHGMRFTTLRGLKKVTAQAMLVAACMNLKKMANWLWRSGKTGPNKAFLLRKLYILHLKTALPLWRAVFVYNLKCPQKRAFLFII, from the coding sequence ATGCTAACTAAAGAAAAAAATGAAAAACGTACACAAATAGAAATATGCTCAATTGATCAATTAGTACCAGAAAATCATCTGGTAAGAAAACTTGAGGCTGCTATTAATTTTGATTTCATATATGATCTTGTATCAGATAAATATTCTAAGGATATTGGTAGGCCAAGCATCGATCCAGTTGTATTATTTAAAATTGTATTTATTCAATATGTATTCGGGATTAAATCAATGCGCCAGACGATATCAGAAATTCAAACAAATATTGCATACCGTTGGTTTATAGGATATGGACTTTATGACCCAATTCCTCATTTCACTACGTTTGGCAAAAACTATGTAAGAAGATTTAAGAATACAGATATTTTTGAAAAAATATTTGTTAGAATATTAGAGGAAGCAGTGAATGCGGGATTAATCAAGTCAGACGCTGTATTTATTGATGCAACCCACGTAAAGGCAAATGCTAATAAGAAAAAATATGATAAGGTAAAACTCGAAAAAGAAGCCCGTGTATATCAAGAGCTTTTGGACAAAGAGATAAACGAAGATAGAGAGTTACATGGTAAAAAGCCATTAGATATGAGTAAAAAAAAACTAGAAGTTAAAGAAACAAAAATTAGCAAGACTGATCCAGATAGCGGAGTATTAAGAAAGAATGAAAAAGAGAAATGTTTTGCATATTCATTTCATGCTGCATGTGATAGGAATGGTTTTATACTTGGAATAACTGCTACAGCTGCTAATGTCCATGATAACACCATGTTTGATACAATATTAGAGCAAGTAAAAAAGAATGTTGGAAAGCCTGAATATATTGTAGTAGACGCAGGGTATAAAACACCCTATATATGCAAAACAATAATAGATCAAGGAATTAGACCTGTAATGCCATATACACGCCCAATGACTAAGGAAGGATTCTTTAAAAAATATGAATATGTCTATGATGAATATTATGACTGTTATATATGTCCTAACAATCAAATATTAAACTATAGGACAACTAATAGAGAAGGATATAGAGAATATGCATCAGATTCTAAAACATGTAAGGATTGCCCATATCGAAATAAATGTACAAACAGTAAAGACTATACAAAGGTAATAAACCGACATATATGGGCTGATTATGTTGAAGAAGCCGAGCATCTAAGATATACAACTCTTAATAAAGAAATATATGAAAAAAGGAAAGAAACGATAGAAAGAGTTTTTGCAGATATGAAGGAAAAGCATGGCATGCGCTTTACGACCCTAAGAGGATTAAAAAAAGTAACAGCGCAGGCGATGCTTGTTGCTGCTTGTATGAATTTAAAAAAGATGGCAAACTGGCTATGGAGGTCTGGGAAAACCGGACCTAATAAAGCTTTTTTGCTTAGAAAATTATATATCTTACATTTGAAAACAGCTCTTCCTTTATGGAGAGCTGTTTTTGTCTACAATCTGAAATGCCCGCAAAAGCGGGCATTTTTATTTATTATATAA
- the spoVB gene encoding stage V sporulation protein B translates to MRYSSFAGKTLILIISNIITGTLAFIFSIILSKKIGSEGMGLYQLIMPIYSLFLCITGGGITVSISKIAAEKKATNNLKELYRTIKVIVIFELVWSTLITSVVVMLCKVISKNFLFDERTMYGILAFCPALIIVSISSIYKGAYYGIQKVIEPALIDIIEKIIRITMVYFFLNLAKNMSLEVKTAASVISLSCGELVSLILFLLCFKVYSRNNPEYGKCDNDFQLLFNVLRLSLPLALNGILGTIFTAIIAVLIPKRLQIAGFLYEEALSLFGKLEGMALTIAFYPSIVINSLCVLLVPSISEAIAFKKERSITRKMNLSLKVTSLIAFSSAAIFFSIPIRIGTFFYNDEIVGYLLKMLSLGLPLVYIEITLCALLNGMGKQGALLINSIIIAIFELITLYVFIGIPNINIKGYGIDFFCYPIIGILLNLKEIKKSFEYTFDIIGILILPFLCSILLYFIITLLYTNISSTPILILISYITYGIIYYPIYKLTNI, encoded by the coding sequence ATGAGGTATTCATCCTTTGCTGGAAAAACTTTGATATTAATAATTTCAAATATTATAACTGGAACCTTAGCCTTTATATTTTCTATAATTTTGTCAAAAAAAATTGGTTCAGAAGGAATGGGACTTTATCAACTTATAATGCCTATATATTCACTTTTTTTATGTATAACAGGTGGAGGAATAACAGTTTCAATTTCAAAGATTGCAGCAGAAAAAAAAGCCACAAATAATCTTAAAGAATTATATAGAACAATAAAAGTTATAGTAATTTTTGAACTTGTATGGTCAACACTTATTACTTCGGTTGTAGTAATGCTATGTAAAGTAATATCAAAAAACTTTTTATTTGATGAAAGAACAATGTATGGTATACTTGCTTTCTGCCCTGCACTTATAATAGTATCAATATCCTCAATATACAAAGGAGCTTATTATGGAATTCAAAAAGTAATAGAACCAGCCTTGATTGATATAATTGAAAAGATAATTAGAATAACAATGGTTTATTTTTTCTTAAACCTTGCAAAAAATATGAGCCTTGAAGTTAAAACAGCAGCTTCTGTCATCTCATTAAGCTGTGGCGAACTTGTAAGCCTTATTTTATTCCTTTTATGCTTTAAAGTTTATTCAAGAAATAACCCTGAGTATGGGAAATGCGATAATGACTTTCAATTATTGTTTAATGTCTTAAGGCTTTCTCTACCGCTTGCATTAAACGGAATACTTGGTACCATATTTACAGCTATTATAGCAGTACTTATACCAAAAAGACTTCAGATAGCAGGGTTTTTATATGAAGAGGCATTGTCTTTATTTGGTAAACTTGAAGGAATGGCCCTTACTATTGCATTTTATCCTTCTATTGTTATAAATTCCTTATGTGTTCTACTTGTTCCTTCAATTTCAGAAGCAATTGCTTTTAAAAAAGAAAGATCTATAACGAGAAAAATGAACTTATCTTTAAAGGTTACATCATTAATTGCATTTTCATCAGCAGCTATATTCTTTTCAATTCCTATAAGAATTGGAACTTTCTTTTATAATGATGAAATTGTAGGCTATCTTCTTAAAATGCTTTCATTAGGACTCCCTCTTGTTTATATTGAAATTACTCTTTGTGCACTTCTTAATGGTATGGGAAAGCAGGGAGCCCTCCTTATAAATTCAATAATAATTGCAATTTTTGAACTTATAACTCTCTATGTATTTATTGGCATTCCAAATATTAATATAAAAGGATATGGCATAGACTTTTTCTGTTATCCTATAATTGGTATATTATTAAATCTTAAGGAAATAAAAAAATCCTTTGAGTATACTTTTGATATTATTGGAATATTAATTTTACCATTTTTATGTTCAATATTACTTTATTTTATAATAACTTTACTATACACAAATATAAGCAGTACCCCTATATTAATATTGATATCCTATATAACTTATGGAATAATATATTATCCTATATATAAACTTACAAATATTTAA
- a CDS encoding RluA family pseudouridine synthase yields the protein MKNTLEYTINQDKEGVKLINFLKHDLKMSTRLTRKLIRGGYIFINGNQGKSNSILKYGDKLLISLETTETQDIEPQDIPLQICYEDDDLLIVNKPPFMVVHPTKGHPYGTLANAVVNYFRKTNQNSIVRLVNRLDRDTSGLVIIAKSQFAHQAMAKKLEKNEIKKYYIAVVEGRIEGKGTIDLPIDREFPDSVKRAVVEKGQRAITHYEVLSSNDDMSSVLIELETGKTHQIRVHFSHIGHPLIGDTLYGRESNLIGRQALHAYILKFNTIRENRCIEIKAEIPSDINMLLSMVNNGLSQNT from the coding sequence ATGAAAAATACTCTTGAATATACAATAAATCAAGATAAAGAAGGGGTTAAACTTATAAATTTTTTAAAGCATGATCTTAAGATGTCAACAAGGCTTACAAGAAAGCTTATTAGAGGAGGGTATATTTTTATAAATGGTAATCAAGGTAAAAGTAATAGTATATTAAAATATGGAGATAAATTACTTATAAGCCTTGAAACAACAGAAACTCAGGATATAGAACCTCAAGATATACCCCTTCAAATTTGCTATGAAGATGATGATCTTTTAATCGTAAATAAACCTCCTTTTATGGTTGTACATCCAACAAAGGGACATCCTTATGGTACTCTTGCTAATGCTGTTGTGAATTATTTTAGAAAAACCAATCAAAATTCAATTGTAAGGCTTGTAAATAGGCTTGATAGAGATACTTCAGGCCTTGTAATTATTGCAAAATCCCAATTTGCACATCAAGCTATGGCTAAAAAACTTGAAAAAAATGAAATAAAAAAATATTATATAGCAGTAGTTGAAGGTAGAATAGAAGGTAAGGGGACTATTGACCTTCCTATAGATAGAGAATTCCCAGATTCAGTTAAAAGAGCTGTTGTCGAAAAAGGACAAAGGGCTATAACCCATTATGAAGTTTTAAGTTCAAATGATGATATGTCAAGCGTACTTATAGAGCTTGAAACAGGTAAAACCCACCAAATTAGGGTCCATTTTAGCCATATTGGACATCCTTTAATAGGTGATACTCTATATGGAAGGGAAAGTAACCTCATTGGTAGGCAGGCACTTCATGCTTATATACTTAAGTTTAATACTATAAGAGAAAACAGATGTATCGAAATAAAAGCAGAGATACCAAGTGATATAAATATGCTTTTAAGTATGGTTAATAATGGGCTTTCTCAAAATACATGA
- a CDS encoding 5'-nucleotidase C-terminal domain-containing protein, with protein MKKYKFKKISSIFIVFFLLATTVLPINTLKVRADENQNNEVVKEINIISFTDFHGSLKQEGKNIGVAKLAGEINRIKAENPDTIVVSAGDNYQGSAMSNLTYGEPVSEFLKSIGLFASAIGNHEFDWGVDKIQNWSNSGNFDFLASNIYDKKTGKIVSWAKPYKIAEVGGKKVAFIGLTTLETLYKTKPENVKDLDFKDPITSAKYWAEYLKSNNMADYVIALTHLGASQDSKTGEITGEAAELAKQVTNIDAIIAGHTHLSVCGNVNNIPIVEGYYNGRSLAKLAIQLDKDGRLISIKPSVDELYKRVDNLKEDEEVKSIYNKWNEKLKPMLDEVIGKAEVELSHDKNLGVSLLGEWTCDVMRKEAGTQIAVTNGGGLRTSIPKGDITMGKLYEVMSFDNTLVKMQLKGSDLKKVIENGIDNKNVGWIQLSGVKVYYNPKAEAGNRITSMRLLDGKKVEDDKLYSVVTNDFMANGGDGYDFKGAVNVLDTGLPIRDALVNNIKKITSEGKVLKPEYVEYLIPGEDITPEIVEKPVKTVKVVALKGLRIRAAASVSSKILGVYKNGTVVVVEGEVGNWYRINYNGLQGYIYKKYTK; from the coding sequence ATGAAAAAATACAAATTTAAAAAAATCTCAAGTATTTTTATTGTTTTTTTTCTATTAGCAACTACAGTTTTACCTATTAATACTTTAAAGGTAAGGGCAGATGAAAATCAAAATAATGAAGTTGTAAAGGAGATTAATATCATTTCCTTTACTGATTTTCATGGTTCTTTAAAGCAAGAAGGGAAAAATATTGGTGTTGCAAAACTTGCAGGAGAAATAAATAGGATTAAGGCAGAGAATCCAGATACAATAGTAGTATCAGCTGGAGACAATTATCAAGGAAGTGCTATGTCTAATTTAACTTATGGAGAGCCAGTTTCTGAATTTTTAAAATCAATTGGGCTTTTTGCCTCAGCAATAGGGAATCACGAATTTGATTGGGGAGTTGATAAAATTCAGAACTGGTCAAATTCAGGGAATTTTGATTTTCTTGCATCGAATATATACGATAAAAAAACAGGAAAGATAGTTAGTTGGGCAAAACCATATAAAATTGCAGAAGTTGGAGGGAAAAAAGTTGCATTTATTGGACTTACAACATTAGAAACTTTATATAAAACTAAACCAGAAAATGTTAAAGATTTAGATTTTAAAGATCCAATAACATCAGCAAAATATTGGGCAGAATATTTAAAAAGCAACAATATGGCAGACTACGTAATAGCATTGACACATCTTGGTGCATCACAGGATAGCAAGACAGGTGAAATAACTGGTGAAGCAGCAGAGCTTGCAAAGCAAGTAACAAATATTGATGCAATTATAGCTGGGCATACACATCTTTCTGTTTGTGGAAATGTTAATAACATTCCTATTGTTGAAGGTTATTATAATGGACGTTCACTTGCAAAGCTTGCAATACAACTAGATAAAGATGGTAGGTTGATAAGTATAAAGCCATCAGTTGATGAGTTATATAAAAGAGTAGATAATCTTAAAGAGGATGAGGAAGTAAAAAGCATATATAACAAATGGAATGAAAAATTAAAACCAATGCTTGATGAGGTTATTGGAAAAGCAGAAGTAGAACTTTCTCATGACAAAAATTTAGGTGTATCGCTTCTTGGAGAATGGACATGTGATGTTATGAGAAAAGAGGCAGGTACTCAGATTGCTGTAACTAACGGTGGAGGGCTTAGAACATCAATTCCTAAGGGAGATATTACAATGGGTAAACTTTATGAAGTAATGTCTTTTGATAATACTCTTGTGAAAATGCAACTTAAGGGATCAGATCTCAAAAAAGTTATTGAAAATGGTATAGATAATAAAAACGTAGGTTGGATACAATTATCAGGAGTTAAAGTATATTATAATCCAAAAGCAGAAGCTGGGAATAGAATTACATCAATGAGACTTCTTGATGGTAAAAAGGTAGAGGATGATAAATTATATTCAGTAGTAACAAATGATTTTATGGCAAATGGTGGAGATGGATATGATTTTAAAGGTGCTGTTAATGTATTAGATACAGGATTACCAATAAGAGATGCACTTGTAAATAATATTAAGAAAATAACATCAGAGGGTAAAGTATTAAAACCTGAATATGTTGAATATTTGATTCCAGGAGAAGATATAACTCCTGAAATTGTAGAAAAACCAGTTAAAACTGTTAAAGTTGTTGCCTTAAAAGGGCTTAGGATTAGAGCTGCCGCAAGCGTATCATCAAAGATACTTGGAGTTTATAAAAATGGTACGGTAGTTGTTGTTGAAGGAGAAGTTGGGAATTGGTATAGAATAAACTATAATGGTTTACAAGGATATATCTATAAAAAATATACAAAATAA
- a CDS encoding pseudouridine synthase gives MNEIVIKANEAGQRLDRFLRKYLKDMPLGTIYKAIRKKEITVNGNKSSEKYLLSEGDIIRFNFEVEAKKENKKLKFLNIDYSIDTAYEDENLLVVIKGTDTLVHPDEGEDITLTDMVLAYLYDKGEYNPNKEVTFSPSPCNRLDRNTSGLVIFAKNYETLKAINEMIRDGNVKKYYTAIVKGKIKDDTYSAYILKDNKTNKSVISRDYIKNSKKIETKIINIESVGQFSHIDIDLITGRSHQIRAHLSWLGNPILGDPKYGDKKLNSFFFNKYGLSNQLLIAYKLIFVNCPNSLKYLENKTITMHYPALFKKIKKDIFKVI, from the coding sequence ATGAATGAGATAGTTATTAAAGCAAATGAAGCAGGACAAAGGCTTGATAGGTTTTTAAGAAAATACTTAAAGGATATGCCACTTGGAACAATTTACAAAGCCATTAGAAAAAAAGAAATAACTGTAAATGGAAATAAATCAAGTGAGAAATACTTATTATCAGAAGGAGATATTATTAGGTTTAATTTTGAAGTTGAAGCTAAAAAAGAAAATAAAAAATTAAAATTTTTAAATATAGATTATAGCATAGATACGGCTTATGAAGATGAGAATTTATTGGTTGTTATAAAGGGAACAGATACTCTTGTTCATCCTGATGAAGGAGAAGATATAACTTTAACTGATATGGTTTTAGCTTATCTTTATGATAAAGGGGAATATAACCCAAATAAAGAAGTTACTTTTTCACCTTCGCCTTGTAATAGACTTGATAGAAATACATCTGGACTTGTTATATTTGCAAAAAACTATGAAACTTTGAAGGCAATAAATGAAATGATTAGAGATGGAAATGTTAAAAAATACTATACTGCAATTGTAAAAGGAAAAATAAAAGATGATACCTATAGTGCATACATATTAAAAGATAATAAAACAAACAAATCTGTAATAAGCAGGGATTATATTAAAAACTCAAAAAAAATTGAAACTAAAATTATTAATATAGAAAGCGTTGGACAATTTTCACATATTGATATAGACCTGATTACTGGTAGAAGCCATCAAATAAGAGCACATCTATCATGGCTTGGGAATCCTATATTAGGTGATCCTAAGTATGGAGATAAAAAATTAAATAGTTTCTTTTTTAATAAGTATGGTCTTTCAAATCAACTCCTTATAGCTTATAAGTTGATATTTGTAAACTGCCCCAATAGCCTTAAATATCTTGAAAATAAAACAATTACAATGCACTATCCAGCTTTGTTTAAAAAGATAAAAAAGGATATATTTAAAGTTATTTAA
- a CDS encoding HesB-like protein yields MEIRITDSAAKVLKDKLKQKSSNYGVRIYIAGIGUGGPRLGIALDEQKNDDEVYEVNGIKVLLDKDIAMYTKGFVIDYRNSFFGKGFSVEQLYSTNTCR; encoded by the coding sequence ATGGAGATTAGAATAACAGATTCAGCAGCTAAAGTGTTAAAAGATAAACTTAAACAAAAAAGTTCAAATTATGGTGTAAGGATATATATCGCAGGTATTGGATGAGGTGGTCCAAGGCTTGGAATAGCTCTGGATGAGCAGAAAAATGATGATGAAGTATATGAGGTAAATGGAATAAAAGTATTATTAGACAAAGATATAGCTATGTATACTAAAGGTTTTGTAATTGACTATAGAAATTCCTTCTTTGGTAAAGGTTTCTCAGTTGAACAACTTTATAGTACTAATACGTGCAGATAG